ATAATTTCTTTTTACAAATGGATGCGCAAAATAAAAGGTAACTAGAATCTCTAGTTACCTTTTTTCTATAAAGCTTGCAACATATCAAACTGTGATTGATATAAATTATAGTAGTAGCCGTGTTGTGCCATCAGTTCTTCGTGACTGCCAGCTTCTTGAATGCGGCCATTATCAATGTAGAAGATGCGCGAACTGTTTTTGATTGTCGAAAGCCTGTGCGCGATAATGAAGGAAGTTCGGCCTTCCAGTAGTCGCTCAAGCCCTTCTTGGAGTAGGATTTCTGTTTGTGTATCAATACTTGAAGTTGCTTCATCAAGGATAAGGATTTTCGGGTCGGCTAAAAGAGCACGGGCAAAGGAAATCAGTTGTCGCTGACCGGCCGAAAGAGTGCTACCTCGTTCTTTTACTTCGGTATAGTAGCCATCTTTTAGACCGGAAATGAAATCATGAGCACGAACGACTTTGGCAGCCGCGATAATTTCTTCTTCGGTTGCATCTAGCTTCCCGTAGCGAATATTTTCGATAATCGTTCCTGAGAAAATAAACGTATCTTGGAGCATCACGCCCATTTGTGACCTGAGTGATTTAAGCGTGACTTCTTCGACATTTTCTCCATCAACTAAAATTTCTCCAGAATTTATATTATAAAAACGGCTGAGCAAGTTGATAATTGTCGTTTTTCCTGCACCTGTAGGACCAACGAGCGCAATTGATTCACCCGCATCCACATGAAAATTAATTCCTTTTAAAATGTCCACGCCTTCCTCATAACGGAAATAAACATCTTTAAAGTCAACATTTCCAACGATTGGTGGCATTTTTTTCGCATTTGGGACATCTTTAATATCAGGCTCAACATCCATTGTTTCGAAAATCCGCTCCAAATAAGTCGTTGCGGTAATAAGCGAATTGTAGAAGTTACCAATATTAATAACAGGATTCCAAAAATTCCCAACATAACCGATGAAAGCAATCAGTGTCCCGGTAGAAACGTCCACCCCATAACCTTTGATTCCAACGAAGTAAATTAAACAAGTCGTCATTACAGCGATATTTTGAACCCCTGGCCAAAGCAAGAATTGAATTTTCACCGCTTTCATCCAAGAACGGCGGTACTCATTACTTACCTCGGTGAAAATCTCAAAATTCTCTTCTTCCCGCGAAAAGCTTTGTGTCACTTTAATTCCAGCGATGCTCTCGTGGATATAGGCGTTCATGTTGGATTGTTTGTTGCTTAGAACTTGATAAGCTTTGCGTTGCGCAGTTTTAATGACCATGACAATCACGAAAAGAACCGGGATAAGCGCTAAACTATACAACGTTAAAACGGGATCAATCATCAGCATAA
The sequence above is drawn from the Listeria monocytogenes genome and encodes:
- a CDS encoding ABC transporter ATP-binding protein — translated: MARNKFDIDEELETAFSAAHLKRILVYVKPYQKSIYITLFVILLANVATMIGPYLTKIVIDDTIPNKNITQLFWIAIIFIVSVVVTGLCMRYRIRSITLIGQDILKDMRTAIFGHLQKLPFSYFDSRPHGKILIRVVNYINMLSDLLSNGLINLISDILSVIVTLGFMLMIDPVLTLYSLALIPVLFVIVMVIKTAQRKAYQVLSNKQSNMNAYIHESIAGIKVTQSFSREEENFEIFTEVSNEYRRSWMKAVKIQFLLWPGVQNIAVMTTCLIYFVGIKGYGVDVSTGTLIAFIGYVGNFWNPVINIGNFYNSLITATTYLERIFETMDVEPDIKDVPNAKKMPPIVGNVDFKDVYFRYEEGVDILKGINFHVDAGESIALVGPTGAGKTTIINLLSRFYNINSGEILVDGENVEEVTLKSLRSQMGVMLQDTFIFSGTIIENIRYGKLDATEEEIIAAAKVVRAHDFISGLKDGYYTEVKERGSTLSAGQRQLISFARALLADPKILILDEATSSIDTQTEILLQEGLERLLEGRTSFIIAHRLSTIKNSSRIFYIDNGRIQEAGSHEELMAQHGYYYNLYQSQFDMLQAL